Proteins encoded together in one Caldisalinibacter kiritimatiensis window:
- a CDS encoding ABC transporter ATP-binding protein, with protein sequence MSTYQNSTKLLAQSLIKKFNNMLVVNNVSITLQENEFVSVIGPSGCGKSTIFNMIAGLIKPDSGDVFIDDEKYTGITGRVSYMYQKDLLLPWKKIIDNVSIPLIIKGHSKNEARKKVKDYFEVFGLSGFEYKYPFQLSGGMRQRAALMRTYMFSKDVILLDEPFGGLDAITKTKMQYWLLEVLEKLKASILFITHDIEEAIFLSDRIYILSDRPATIKKEIRIDLPKPRTQEILTSKEFNDLKRHVLNIL encoded by the coding sequence ATGAGTACTTACCAAAATAGTACAAAACTTTTGGCTCAAAGCCTCATTAAGAAATTCAATAATATGTTAGTTGTAAACAACGTATCTATAACTTTACAAGAAAATGAGTTCGTTTCTGTTATTGGACCAAGTGGTTGTGGAAAAAGTACTATTTTTAATATGATAGCAGGTTTAATAAAGCCAGATTCAGGAGATGTATTTATAGATGATGAAAAATATACTGGTATAACTGGTAGAGTGAGTTATATGTATCAAAAAGACTTATTATTGCCCTGGAAAAAAATTATAGATAACGTATCAATTCCATTAATTATAAAAGGACATAGTAAAAATGAAGCAAGGAAAAAAGTTAAAGATTATTTTGAGGTTTTTGGTTTATCAGGATTTGAGTATAAATATCCATTTCAACTATCTGGCGGAATGAGGCAAAGAGCAGCATTGATGAGAACTTATATGTTTTCGAAGGATGTAATACTTCTAGATGAACCCTTTGGTGGACTAGATGCAATAACAAAAACTAAAATGCAGTATTGGCTATTAGAAGTTTTAGAAAAATTAAAAGCATCTATATTATTTATAACTCACGATATTGAAGAAGCTATATTTCTATCAGATAGGATATATATCCTATCTGATAGACCTGCTACAATAAAAAAAGAGATAAGAATAGATTTACCAAAGCCGCGTACTCAAGAAATTCTTACCTCAAAAGAATTTAACGACCTTAAAAGACATGTCTTAAACATTTTATAA
- a CDS encoding ABC transporter substrate-binding protein, whose amino-acid sequence MKKIVSLLLIALLTLVPLSGCIKTEEKKDVTVLLDWVPNTNHTGLYVALDKGYYEEEGLNVEIIQPSEGGSADLIAAGQGEFGISYQEQVTYARTSDNPLPVKAIAAIIQHNTSGFASPVEKGIKTPKDFEGKKYGGWGSPVEEAMLKALMEKYNADFSKLEMVDIGALDFFTSVKEHVDFTWIYYGWDGVASELKDFPINFIRLQDVDPNLDFYTPVIIANEELLQNAPELAKRFLRATTKGYEYAIDNPEDAVNSLLKYAPEIDKEIAVASQKYLANEYKADAKRWGEMKEKIWRNYANWMYERGLINKKLDAKEAYTNEYLPK is encoded by the coding sequence ATGAAAAAGATTGTTTCACTTTTATTAATTGCTTTATTAACATTAGTTCCATTATCAGGATGTATTAAAACGGAGGAAAAAAAGGATGTTACTGTTTTGTTAGATTGGGTGCCTAATACTAATCATACAGGATTATATGTAGCTTTAGATAAGGGATACTATGAAGAAGAAGGATTAAATGTAGAAATCATACAGCCTTCAGAAGGAGGAAGTGCTGATTTAATAGCAGCAGGACAAGGAGAATTTGGAATAAGTTATCAAGAGCAGGTAACCTATGCTAGAACATCCGATAATCCGCTGCCTGTAAAGGCAATAGCAGCAATTATACAACATAATACATCAGGATTTGCATCGCCAGTTGAAAAAGGCATAAAGACACCAAAAGATTTTGAAGGAAAAAAATATGGAGGATGGGGCTCACCTGTTGAAGAGGCAATGTTAAAAGCATTAATGGAAAAATATAATGCAGACTTTTCAAAATTAGAAATGGTAGATATAGGAGCACTAGACTTCTTTACTAGTGTAAAGGAGCACGTAGACTTTACTTGGATTTACTATGGTTGGGATGGTGTAGCTTCCGAACTTAAAGACTTTCCTATAAACTTTATAAGACTACAAGACGTTGACCCTAATCTAGATTTTTATACACCAGTTATAATTGCAAACGAAGAATTATTACAAAATGCTCCTGAATTAGCAAAAAGATTTTTAAGAGCAACGACAAAAGGGTATGAATATGCTATAGATAATCCAGAGGATGCTGTAAATTCACTTTTAAAATATGCTCCAGAAATAGACAAGGAAATAGCTGTAGCAAGTCAGAAATATTTAGCAAATGAATATAAAGCAGATGCAAAAAGATGGGGGGAAATGAAAGAAAAAATATGGAGAAATTATGCAAATTGGATGTATGAGAGAGGATTAATTAATAAAAAATTAGATGCGAAAGAGGCATATACAAATGAGTACTTACCAAAATAG
- a CDS encoding ABC transporter permease, whose product MKRLENIENKLVPIIFFSLILLVWQFTVDNGIVDRFTLPSPTDILITFVEILPNIMNHIMITLQEAFLGFTIAVGLAIVLSILMDNVPLIKKAIYPIVIVSQTVPLIALAPLFAMWFGFGKLPKVIVVILVCFFPVLVSLLHGLESVDKDLLNLLKSMGASKLHIFRLVKFPASLVSFFSGLRIAATYSIMGAIIGEWMGGKAGLGIYMMRIKHSYAYDKFFAVILIIVVLSMIFFKFICIIQNLLMPWSKELKENE is encoded by the coding sequence ATGAAAAGGTTGGAAAATATAGAAAATAAGTTAGTACCTATAATTTTTTTCTCACTGATTTTGTTAGTATGGCAATTTACAGTAGACAATGGAATAGTAGACAGATTCACTTTGCCTTCTCCTACAGATATACTGATAACGTTTGTAGAAATACTACCTAATATTATGAATCATATTATGATAACATTGCAGGAAGCTTTTTTAGGTTTTACGATAGCTGTGGGATTAGCCATAGTATTATCAATATTAATGGACAATGTACCTTTAATAAAAAAAGCTATATATCCTATAGTAATTGTATCTCAAACTGTTCCCTTAATAGCTTTAGCACCTTTGTTTGCAATGTGGTTCGGATTTGGTAAACTCCCCAAGGTTATAGTTGTTATATTAGTGTGCTTTTTTCCTGTGTTAGTAAGTTTGCTTCATGGATTGGAATCTGTAGATAAGGATTTACTTAATTTATTAAAATCAATGGGTGCAAGTAAACTTCATATTTTTAGACTTGTAAAATTTCCTGCATCTTTAGTAAGCTTTTTTTCAGGACTTAGAATAGCAGCAACTTACAGTATAATGGGTGCCATAATAGGAGAATGGATGGGAGGAAAAGCAGGTCTTGGTATTTATATGATGCGTATAAAACATTCATATGCCTACGATAAATTTTTTGCTGTCATTTTAATTATAGTTGTTTTAAGCATGATTTTCTTTAAGTTTATATGTATCATTCAAAATTTACTTATGCCTTGGTCAAAGGAATTAAAAGAAAATGAATAG
- a CDS encoding thiamine-binding protein, whose product MPTVNISLQVLPRVKDERLYEVVDKVIEYIDSCGVKYEVGPMETTMEGEFEELIDIVKEAQKICIKEGASRVLSVVKIDYKPEGVTMDEKVGKYRK is encoded by the coding sequence ATGCCTACAGTCAATATAAGCTTACAGGTATTGCCTAGAGTAAAAGACGAAAGATTATATGAAGTTGTAGATAAGGTTATAGAGTATATTGATTCATGTGGGGTAAAATATGAGGTAGGACCTATGGAAACAACTATGGAAGGAGAATTTGAAGAACTTATAGATATAGTTAAAGAAGCACAGAAAATATGCATAAAAGAAGGTGCATCAAGGGTATTGTCAGTGGTTAAAATAGATTATAAACCAGAAGGTGTGACTATGGATGAAAAGGTTGGAAAATATAGAAAATAA
- a CDS encoding methyl-accepting chemotaxis protein, protein MKKELDFMKKANFSVVIASWLITFIVFVGVLSEYLKGGRSLLEVSTLSGILILATLISNIFYKKNNKSKWIKYITVTGFFIVYAWLYLTSKFILTFVFIFPMITVYSLYADKKFVYGVSISAFLLNIFKIGYSVFNGQVSHEATSNYTLQMGTIIMFIFVINLVVSITNKLRVETSKNFNEIVEVRDIQKQAIDDITEVVKVLQNYTSEIGDIVDKIDTSSKGVGQAVEEIAQGSTTTSEDIQNQALFANQIQDKITETLNVSKEIDKSAVETADVVNKGLEVANQLSDKNKSVNEEYSNVQNIITQLRQKTASIENIIEVITNITEETNLLALNAAIESARVGELGRGFAVVANEIKNLADQTKESANNISDIIKELIDESDKSVQAVNNLKILNDEQTNLIFKTEQTLEKINRKTVYVRDGISTVNDRISDILEANEKINEAISNLSAVSEETMANAQQATAMTNEHVSHSSRAKEIVVELINTSNKLKKYL, encoded by the coding sequence TTGAAAAAAGAACTTGATTTTATGAAAAAAGCAAACTTTTCAGTTGTAATAGCTAGTTGGTTAATAACATTTATCGTTTTTGTTGGAGTTCTTAGTGAGTATTTAAAAGGTGGGAGGAGTTTATTAGAAGTTTCTACATTATCAGGTATTTTAATTTTGGCAACATTAATATCTAATATTTTTTATAAAAAGAATAATAAAAGTAAGTGGATTAAGTACATAACAGTAACAGGTTTCTTTATAGTATATGCATGGTTATATTTAACTAGTAAGTTTATTTTGACTTTCGTGTTTATATTTCCAATGATCACAGTTTATAGCTTATATGCAGATAAGAAGTTTGTTTATGGAGTAAGTATTAGTGCTTTTTTATTAAATATATTTAAAATTGGTTATAGCGTTTTTAATGGACAGGTTAGTCATGAGGCTACATCAAATTACACACTGCAAATGGGAACTATAATTATGTTTATATTTGTTATAAATTTAGTAGTTTCTATTACGAATAAACTTAGAGTAGAAACAAGTAAAAATTTCAATGAAATAGTAGAAGTACGTGACATTCAAAAGCAGGCTATTGATGATATTACTGAAGTAGTAAAGGTTTTACAAAATTATACGTCTGAGATAGGAGACATAGTAGATAAAATAGATACATCTTCTAAGGGTGTTGGACAAGCAGTAGAAGAAATTGCTCAAGGTTCAACTACTACATCAGAAGATATACAAAATCAAGCTCTTTTTGCAAATCAAATACAGGATAAAATCACAGAAACGTTAAATGTATCAAAGGAAATAGACAAATCAGCAGTAGAAACTGCAGATGTTGTTAATAAAGGACTAGAAGTAGCAAACCAATTATCAGATAAGAACAAATCGGTAAATGAAGAATATAGTAATGTACAAAACATAATAACACAATTAAGACAAAAGACTGCTTCTATTGAAAACATAATAGAAGTTATTACTAATATAACTGAAGAAACGAATTTATTAGCACTTAATGCAGCAATAGAGTCAGCTCGTGTAGGGGAGCTAGGCAGAGGCTTTGCAGTTGTTGCTAACGAAATTAAAAATTTAGCAGACCAGACTAAAGAATCAGCTAACAATATTTCAGATATTATTAAAGAGTTAATAGATGAAAGTGATAAAAGTGTTCAAGCAGTTAATAACCTAAAAATTTTAAATGACGAACAAACTAATTTAATATTTAAAACTGAACAAACTCTTGAGAAGATAAATAGAAAGACTGTTTATGTAAGGGATGGGATTTCGACTGTAAATGATAGAATTAGTGATATTTTAGAGGCAAATGAAAAAATTAACGAAGCTATTTCAAATTTATCAGCTGTATCTGAAGAGACCATGGCTAATGCTCAACAGGCAACAGCTATGACCAATGAACATGTTAGTCATTCTAGTAGGGCTAAAGAAATAGTAGTAGAATTAATTAATACTTCTAACAAATTAAAAAAATATTTATAA
- a CDS encoding pseudouridine-5'-phosphate glycosidase: MLKKYLDIKPEVKKALDEGRPVVALESTIISHGMPYPQNVETAKKVEEIVRRNGAVPATIGIIDGKLKIGLNAEELEFMATSDNIAKASRRDLPFIIAKKINGATTVAATMIISAIAGIKVFVTGGIGGVHRNAQETFDISADLMELANTNVAVVCAGAKSILDIGLTLEYLETHGVPVIGYKTDEFPAFYTRKSGFKVDYKVDSVKELATAIKTKWDLDLKGGLVIGNPIPEEYQMDYDIINNAIEDALKESMKLGIKGKETTPFLLDKIKSITSGKSLESNIGLVYNNAKVGAKLAAELSKY; encoded by the coding sequence ATGCTAAAAAAATATTTAGATATAAAACCAGAGGTGAAAAAAGCATTAGATGAAGGAAGACCGGTAGTAGCCTTAGAATCAACTATTATTTCTCATGGTATGCCTTATCCTCAAAATGTAGAAACTGCAAAAAAGGTAGAGGAAATTGTAAGAAGAAATGGTGCTGTACCTGCAACTATAGGAATAATAGATGGAAAACTTAAGATTGGCTTAAATGCAGAAGAACTTGAATTTATGGCAACTTCAGATAATATAGCAAAAGCAAGTAGAAGGGATTTACCATTTATTATAGCCAAAAAAATAAATGGAGCTACTACAGTAGCAGCTACAATGATTATTTCAGCTATAGCAGGAATAAAAGTTTTTGTAACTGGAGGAATAGGTGGTGTACATAGAAATGCACAAGAAACCTTTGATATATCAGCGGATTTGATGGAGCTTGCTAATACTAATGTTGCAGTTGTATGTGCTGGAGCAAAGTCAATTCTAGATATAGGACTTACTTTAGAGTATCTAGAGACCCATGGGGTACCTGTGATTGGCTATAAAACAGATGAGTTTCCAGCCTTTTATACTAGAAAAAGTGGATTTAAAGTCGACTACAAAGTTGATTCTGTTAAAGAATTAGCCACAGCAATTAAAACAAAATGGGATTTGGACTTAAAAGGTGGATTAGTTATAGGCAATCCAATTCCAGAGGAATATCAAATGGATTATGATATTATAAATAATGCAATAGAAGATGCACTTAAGGAATCTATGAAGTTAGGTATAAAAGGAAAGGAAACTACTCCATTTCTTTTAGATAAAATTAAATCTATAACTTCAGGTAAAAGTCTAGAGTCAAATATAGGGCTTGTATATAATAATGCTAAAGTTGGAGCAAAATTAGCTGCAGAATTATCAAAATATTAA
- a CDS encoding PfkB family carbohydrate kinase gives MTNREKEIFELIRKNPMISQQEIADTLGIARSSVAVHIGNLIKKGYIKGKGYILKEERYVTVIGGTNIDIQGFTRNKLVMKDSNPGKVRLSLGGVGRNIAENLVKLGVPVKLLSVVGDDVYGKKIIEECRLAGIDMDNMLILNDKQTSTYLSILDETGDMRVAISDMDIFQKLNSNYITEKSHLIKNSEVVIIDTNIPKDTIEYLITNFGDKVFFLDTVSTTKAKKVKDMIGKFHTIKPNRLEAEILSDIKIENINDAKKASVYFLERGVKRVFITLGKEGVYYADEGCLGIIRPPKINVINATGAGDAFMAALVYSYIHKFDVQKSAKYGIFASLLALSHENTINPNMSVEKINELKGVDKTC, from the coding sequence TTGACGAATCGTGAGAAGGAAATATTTGAGTTAATTAGAAAAAATCCAATGATATCACAACAGGAAATAGCTGATACTTTAGGAATAGCACGCTCATCAGTAGCTGTACATATAGGTAATTTGATAAAGAAAGGTTATATTAAAGGTAAAGGCTATATTTTAAAAGAAGAAAGGTATGTAACAGTAATAGGGGGTACTAACATAGACATTCAAGGATTTACCAGAAATAAACTGGTAATGAAGGATTCAAATCCAGGGAAAGTAAGGCTATCACTTGGAGGTGTTGGAAGGAATATAGCAGAAAATTTGGTGAAATTAGGTGTACCTGTGAAACTACTATCTGTTGTTGGTGATGATGTATATGGGAAGAAGATTATAGAAGAGTGTAGACTGGCAGGAATAGATATGGATAATATGTTAATCTTAAATGATAAACAAACCTCAACCTATTTATCAATTTTAGATGAAACAGGCGACATGAGGGTAGCGATATCTGATATGGATATATTTCAAAAGCTAAATTCAAATTATATTACAGAGAAGTCACATCTTATAAAGAATTCAGAAGTAGTGATAATTGATACTAATATCCCAAAGGATACCATAGAATATTTAATAACAAATTTTGGCGATAAGGTATTTTTCTTGGATACTGTATCTACAACAAAGGCAAAGAAGGTTAAAGATATGATTGGTAAATTCCACACTATAAAACCAAATAGATTAGAAGCTGAAATATTATCAGATATCAAAATAGAAAACATAAATGATGCTAAAAAAGCTTCAGTATATTTCTTAGAGCGTGGAGTAAAGAGAGTGTTTATTACATTAGGTAAAGAAGGAGTCTACTATGCTGATGAAGGATGTTTAGGAATTATAAGACCACCTAAAATAAATGTTATAAATGCAACTGGAGCTGGTGATGCATTTATGGCAGCCTTAGTGTACTCTTATATTCATAAATTCGATGTACAGAAAAGTGCTAAATATGGAATATTTGCATCGCTTTTAGCATTATCCCATGAAAATACAATAAATCCTAATATGTCAGTAGAAAAAATAAATGAATTAAAAGGAGTTGATAAAACATGCTAA
- a CDS encoding DUF4158 domain-containing protein: MLKEKILDANIYKRLEMSMDIYRYRNFTDKDFLSLQGEIFPHALENDNAINLMKIAISKLRKKNIILPGITVLEKAVNQARIKAEEHIFEIINNSLSKQQKLLMNILINGEDEEAVTKLGWLRSDNGFPSPRTFIETIDKLNEIRKLRLDLNIKRLHRNRIRQLYRLGSKYEPHSFLQKAVGHLKEMTGVNEDLLKHISPLAWSLLICLENIT; the protein is encoded by the coding sequence GTGCTAAAAGAGAAAATACTAGATGCGAACATTTACAAGAGATTAGAGATGTCTATGGATATCTATAGATATCGCAATTTTACCGATAAAGACTTTTTAAGTCTTCAAGGAGAAATATTCCCCCATGCATTAGAAAATGATAATGCTATTAATCTGATGAAAATTGCTATAAGTAAATTGAGAAAGAAAAATATAATACTACCTGGTATAACAGTTCTAGAAAAAGCAGTAAACCAAGCTCGTATCAAAGCTGAAGAGCATATCTTTGAAATAATTAACAATAGCCTTTCAAAACAACAAAAGTTACTAATGAATATTCTTATAAATGGAGAAGATGAAGAAGCTGTAACAAAACTAGGATGGCTCCGTTCTGATAATGGATTTCCTTCTCCTAGAACTTTTATAGAAACAATTGATAAGCTCAATGAAATAAGAAAACTGAGATTAGATTTAAATATTAAAAGACTTCATAGAAATAGAATCCGTCAGCTTTATAGACTAGGGTCTAAGTATGAACCACATTCATTCTTACAAAAAGCAGTAGGACATCTAAAAGAAATGACTGGTGTAAATGAGGACTTATTAAAACATATATCGCCCTTAGCCTGGAGCTTATTAATTTGCTTGGAGAATATCACTTAA
- a CDS encoding ATP-dependent helicase, with amino-acid sequence MYKNFFEKLDKKLNIKLNEQQRQAVLHKDGPALVLAVPGAGKTTVLICRTANLILNHNVNPNNILSLTFSRASAIDMKNRFKTLFGDLISQNIHFSTIHSFAYKVIREYAQSKRVRYTLIEGKNSKVNKNQLLKHIYMEINNKRINDDKLEDLLNAIGYIKNMMIDINDDEFKKSYNIGIENFKKIFIEYENYKNQNNLIDFDDMLTLSYNILRNNPSILNRYKNKYKYIQIDEGQDTSKIQNSIISLLASPLNNIFVVADDDQSIYGFRGAYPEALINFNEIYPNSKTFFMEENFRSTKNIVTVSNNFIKTNTIRYNKNLYTNNPSLRPISIVKLKDEYDQLDYLVKELKGSADLSETAILYRNNITSISLVDKLSRHNIPFYLRDTKLNFFKHWVIQDMICFFKLILNNCDIASFEKIYYKMKGYISKAAINYIKQKDCDKSVFDILLEYPEFKPFQRNNIVELASDFKRLTKKNPHRIIQLIEDDLEYSKYLDDHCIKLGHSLTTAKNVLSTLKMLALETNTITEFLSRLKALYNLLDNRAYAHRNDSVFLSTLHSSKGLEFKNVYIVDLIDGDIPISSSIDLYERGNVKYIEEERRLFYVGMTRAKENLKLLTIKLKNNEFVQQSRFLDELEAIIKGPNKTSDKKIGIGSTVIHKKFGKGRIKAIQDNIATISFESSGIKHLSLNFCIQNGIMNTL; translated from the coding sequence ATGTATAAAAACTTTTTTGAAAAATTGGATAAAAAACTAAATATAAAACTTAACGAACAACAAAGACAAGCTGTATTACACAAAGATGGTCCAGCTCTAGTTTTAGCTGTTCCTGGTGCTGGTAAGACTACAGTATTAATATGTAGAACAGCAAATTTGATTCTTAATCATAATGTAAATCCAAACAACATATTATCACTTACTTTTAGTAGAGCTTCAGCTATTGATATGAAAAATAGATTCAAAACACTTTTTGGAGACTTAATTTCACAAAACATTCATTTTTCTACTATTCATAGTTTTGCCTATAAAGTTATACGTGAATATGCTCAAAGTAAAAGAGTAAGATATACTCTTATTGAAGGAAAAAATTCAAAGGTAAATAAGAATCAACTTCTTAAGCATATTTATATGGAAATAAACAATAAACGTATTAATGATGACAAGCTTGAGGATTTATTAAATGCTATAGGTTACATAAAAAATATGATGATAGATATAAACGATGATGAATTTAAGAAATCTTATAACATTGGAATCGAAAACTTCAAGAAAATATTTATTGAATATGAAAATTATAAAAATCAAAATAATCTCATAGACTTCGATGATATGCTTACTCTTTCTTATAATATATTGAGAAATAATCCTTCTATTCTTAACAGATATAAAAATAAATATAAATACATTCAAATAGATGAGGGACAAGATACATCTAAAATACAAAACTCTATTATTTCTTTATTAGCATCACCTCTTAATAACATATTTGTAGTGGCAGATGATGACCAAAGCATTTATGGGTTTAGAGGAGCATATCCTGAAGCATTAATAAATTTTAACGAAATATATCCTAATTCTAAAACTTTTTTCATGGAAGAAAATTTCCGCTCAACTAAAAACATAGTTACTGTTAGTAATAACTTCATTAAAACCAACACTATACGTTACAATAAAAATTTATATACTAATAATCCAAGTTTAAGACCTATATCTATTGTTAAACTTAAAGATGAATATGACCAGTTAGATTATTTAGTCAAAGAATTGAAGGGCTCAGCTGATTTATCTGAAACAGCAATTCTTTACAGAAACAACATAACTTCTATATCATTGGTAGATAAATTATCAAGACATAATATACCATTCTATTTAAGAGATACTAAACTTAACTTCTTTAAACACTGGGTTATACAAGACATGATTTGCTTTTTCAAATTAATTTTAAATAACTGTGATATAGCTTCATTTGAGAAAATCTATTATAAGATGAAAGGATATATATCAAAGGCAGCTATAAATTACATTAAACAAAAGGATTGTGATAAATCTGTCTTTGATATATTGTTAGAATATCCTGAGTTTAAACCATTTCAAAGAAATAATATTGTGGAACTTGCATCAGATTTTAAGCGTTTAACAAAGAAAAATCCTCATAGAATAATCCAGCTAATAGAAGATGATTTAGAATACAGTAAGTATTTAGACGACCATTGTATTAAACTTGGTCATTCACTAACTACTGCTAAAAATGTTTTATCAACTTTGAAGATGCTTGCTCTAGAAACAAATACAATAACAGAGTTTTTATCAAGGTTAAAAGCTTTATACAATTTATTAGATAATAGAGCTTATGCTCATAGAAATGATAGTGTGTTTTTATCTACCCTACATTCATCTAAAGGTCTAGAATTTAAAAATGTATATATAGTTGATTTAATAGATGGTGATATACCTATTTCTAGTAGCATCGACTTATATGAACGAGGAAATGTAAAGTATATTGAAGAAGAAAGAAGACTATTCTATGTTGGAATGACAAGAGCAAAGGAAAACTTAAAGCTATTGACAATAAAATTAAAAAATAATGAATTTGTTCAACAGTCGAGATTTTTAGATGAGCTAGAAGCAATAATTAAAGGTCCAAATAAAACTTCTGATAAAAAAATAGGTATAGGTTCAACTGTTATACATAAAAAGTTTGGTAAAGGAAGAATTAAAGCAATTCAAGATAATATAGCTACAATTAGTTTTGAAAGCTCTGGCATAAAACACTTATCGTTAAACTTTTGTATTCAAAATGGAATAATGAACACTTTATAA
- a CDS encoding HPP family protein has translation MELFDKKAKESIGRYVLQCALATASILVTLIFINLFTYTTIIASLGATTFIVFTMPSSYPARPRSLTGGYLTGIVIGAMMHLIANLLLTNFFPNYEHIIFTIFGALSVGLSIFIMVVTDAEHPPAAGLALGLVLSDWTYMTLFFVFSAVLIMLGLKKLLKPYLLDLR, from the coding sequence ATGGAATTATTCGACAAAAAAGCCAAAGAAAGTATAGGTAGATATGTATTACAATGTGCACTAGCTACAGCTTCAATTTTAGTTACTTTAATATTTATTAATTTATTTACTTATACAACAATTATTGCAAGTCTTGGAGCTACAACATTTATAGTCTTTACTATGCCTAGTAGCTACCCAGCTAGACCTCGCAGTCTAACTGGCGGTTATTTAACTGGAATTGTTATAGGAGCTATGATGCATTTGATTGCAAATTTACTATTAACGAATTTTTTCCCTAATTATGAACACATTATCTTTACAATATTTGGTGCTTTATCTGTTGGCTTATCTATATTTATAATGGTAGTTACAGACGCAGAGCATCCACCAGCAGCTGGTTTAGCCCTTGGCCTTGTGCTTAGTGACTGGACATATATGACTTTATTCTTCGTTTTTTCTGCAGTTTTAATTATGCTAGGGCTAAAGAAATTATTGAAACCATATTTATTGGATTTAAGATAA
- a CDS encoding alpha/beta-type small acid-soluble spore protein has protein sequence MTRRRPLNPNAKIALDEMKYEIANELGITNTPDYNGNMTSRQNGLFGGYVGGNMTRKLVEMGEKELIDRNKRY, from the coding sequence TTGACTAGAAGAAGACCACTTAATCCCAATGCTAAAATAGCACTTGATGAAATGAAATATGAGATTGCAAATGAATTAGGAATCACAAATACTCCTGACTATAACGGGAATATGACATCAAGGCAAAATGGCTTATTTGGAGGATATGTAGGTGGTAACATGACACGTAAGCTAGTAGAAATGGGTGAAAAAGAGTTAATAGACAGAAATAAAAGGTATTGA
- a CDS encoding YebC/PmpR family DNA-binding transcriptional regulator has translation MAGHSKWANIKHRKGRQDAKRAKIFTKLARAITVAAKEGGADPEYNPALKTAIEKAKAANMPNDNIDRAVKRGAGETDGANYEEIMYEGYGPSGVAVMVQCLTDNKNRTAADVRHYFSKHGGNLGASGCVSFMFDRKGVLIIDKIDDIDEEELMMQAIEAGAEDFSTEEEYFEITTAPEDFPEVRDNLKEAGYKFSTAEVSFIPQTTTKLTSEDDIKNMSKLIDALEDNDDVQEVYHNWDMPEGME, from the coding sequence ATGGCAGGACATTCAAAATGGGCTAACATTAAGCATAGAAAAGGTAGACAAGATGCTAAAAGGGCTAAAATCTTCACTAAGCTTGCGAGAGCGATAACTGTTGCTGCAAAAGAAGGTGGAGCTGATCCTGAATACAACCCTGCCTTAAAAACTGCTATTGAAAAAGCAAAAGCTGCCAATATGCCAAATGATAACATAGATAGAGCTGTAAAAAGAGGAGCAGGAGAAACTGATGGAGCAAATTATGAAGAAATAATGTATGAAGGATATGGACCATCTGGAGTTGCAGTTATGGTACAATGTTTAACAGATAATAAGAATCGTACTGCAGCAGACGTAAGACACTACTTCTCGAAACATGGTGGAAATCTTGGAGCGAGTGGTTGTGTATCATTTATGTTTGATAGAAAAGGTGTGTTAATTATAGATAAGATAGATGATATAGATGAAGAAGAATTAATGATGCAAGCTATAGAAGCTGGAGCAGAGGATTTTAGTACTGAAGAAGAATATTTTGAAATAACTACAGCTCCTGAAGATTTTCCAGAAGTTAGGGATAACTTAAAAGAAGCAGGTTATAAATTTTCTACAGCAGAGGTTTCATTTATTCCTCAAACAACAACAAAACTAACTAGTGAAGATGATATAAAGAACATGTCTAAACTAATAGATGCCCTTGAAGATAATGACGATGTTCAAGAGGTATATCACAACTGGGATATGCCAGAGGGCATGGAGTAA